TCAGATTATCCATCACCATGTCCATATAACCCGCACCGACACTCATCGAGCCCTTAGGTGGAGGAACTGCGGAATTGACTCGATTAGGCATAGTCATCCCCATGGGCGAAATCGACTGCAGGGCCTGGGACATGGTGAGGACAGCGCCACCATGCTCGGAAATGAAAGTAGTGGCCGCACTCTGATCAGCAAAAGCGATGATATTAGGAATCATATCCGGCACCAGATCACTGCCAATAACATACGTGGCATCAACCGCAGGAGTTTCTTTCCCGCTGGCCCAATCGTGAACAACTACTGAAGTGAAGGCGTCCACACCTCCGGCGTCTGCGACCAGACGCAACATATCGGCGCAGCCACAGGTCTTTTCAACCGTCCCATCCTTGGCCGTAACTACCGCATTAGTCTTCTGGTACTGGTCAATATACATGCCACACAGCTTGCACCCCTGCCGATCTGCTGCATGAACCGTAGTTGCCAGCAAAACCGACGCCACCATCAGCGCTCCATACTTCTTTATCATTATATTCTCCCTGTGTGTTTTTTCATTTATACCAAAGGCAATTTCAATGCTAGAGCAACCTATCACAATGTATCAACAGGAACAATGTGACAAATTGTCACAGAGGAAGGATGAGGCAAAACAATAAAAAAGGTGGTTTAAGCCAGATCTTGGCAGTGGCATATCCCTTGCGGAGCCGAAGGGTGTAAACCAATCAGACGCTTGATCGCGGCGCCAATAATTAAAAGATGACCACACTCAACCTCAAATCCCCGCAACTCACGAAGAAGGGGCATATTTAAACAGCTTGCGCTGCAGACTTCGACGGTGAATATGCAGTTTTCGCGCCGCCTCTGAAATATTGCCATCGCAATCGGCAAGGACCCGCTGAATATGCTCCCACTCCACCCGGGCCAGACTGGGGGGAGTCAAGTCCTCCGGCGAAACTGCAATCTCCACATCTCCATCCTGAGCAAAGGCACGCAGGATCTCATCAACATCAGCAGGCTTGGGCAGATATTGGATGGCCCCGAGCTTGATCGCCTGGCTGGCAGTAGCGATACTGCCATACCCCGTCAGCACCACGATTTGGATATCAGGCTGCAAGGCCTTAGCCTCAGCCACCAATTCCAACCCGGAACGGCCAGGCATCCGCAGATCAACTAAAGCCAGATCCGGAGCCACACTCCGCAACACTTCCATCGCCCCTTCGAATTCAGCAGCCTCATGGACTAGAAACCCCCGCCGGGTAAACGCTGCAGCCAATCGCTTACGAAAAACCTCCTCATCATCCACTAACAAAATGGAATAAGCCTGCTCACCCCTTTCAGTATCCCCCATAATCACTCCTCCTCACTGAATCCAGATAGGCTCGACAATGCAAACCACACTGAAAAACTACTCCTTTGATATCCAAAAATAGACTGTAGTCCCTTGGCCTGGGGCTGAGTCAATTTCAAGTCCGCCGCCCAGCCGTTCAGCCATGGTGGACGCCAGGTACAACCCAAGACCCAACCCTTGTCCGGCCTCTTTGGTGGTAAAAAACGGCTCACGAGCGCTGGCAAGAATATTCGCATCCATCCCGCAGCCCTGATCACTCACTGTAAAGTGTGCTCCATCATGACCAACTACCACCTTCAACGTCACTGTTGCCGACAAAGGTG
This Desulfobulbaceae bacterium DNA region includes the following protein-coding sequences:
- a CDS encoding response regulator; protein product: MGDTERGEQAYSILLVDDEEVFRKRLAAAFTRRGFLVHEAAEFEGAMEVLRSVAPDLALVDLRMPGRSGLELVAEAKALQPDIQIVVLTGYGSIATASQAIKLGAIQYLPKPADVDEILRAFAQDGDVEIAVSPEDLTPPSLARVEWEHIQRVLADCDGNISEAARKLHIHRRSLQRKLFKYAPSS